The nucleotide window ATGAAGTGtaatttataaactatttttgTATCCATAAATGAGACATTCTAGATTTCTATCTTTCTAGAAGCATTTTGAAATATCATTATAAGAGCAATGTTATCATTAATCACAAGTTTATTTATGTCAAATTATAGTAAATACtgtttatgtttaatatatttgttacaaaattctttttttaagattttatttatttatttttagagagggaagggagagagagagagagagagagagagagaaacatccatgtgcggttgctgggggccgtggcctgcaacccaggcatgtgccctggctgggaatcgaacctgcgacactttggttcacagcccacattcagtccactgagctacgccagccagggccatgtgtcctttatacgcgACCTTGACGACCCTTCTCCTATTATCCCCCATGATTCCTTTCTACAAACTTCTTTTTGAAATCTTTAATAGTTTACATAAGGGACTTACCTTCATTATCATAGAACGGTACAACCTGAAAAGCCGGCAGAACATTTTCTAGCAAAACTCTTACTTTCAGCACTGCCTAGAGATATTAAACGACTTGGCTGTGCTCATGATATTGCACATGGGCAGAGATGGAAAACCTGTCTTTCAGAAAACGGGTCTCATTACACAGTCAGGTAACTGCAACATCCCATGCTGTGTTTTGCAGGGTCGGAGTGCTTTTGGGCTGGGCGTCGGTGTGGCCCCCGACGGACAGAAGGTTCCGCAGCTGGTTGTCCTGAAGCCGTTGGACCGGGAAGAGAAGGATGTGTACATAATGAAGCTGAAGGTCGAAGACGGTGGCTCGCCGCAAAGATCCAGCACCGCCATCCTGCAAGTCAAAATCCTGGATGTGAATGACAACCACCCAGTGTTCTCGCAGGATGAGGTTGAAGTCAACATACCGGAAAGCGCTCCCGTGGGCACCTCCGTGGTGCAGCTCCACGCCACAGACGCCGACGTAGGGGAAAACGCCATCATTCACTTCTATTTCAGCAacctcctccccagccaggcccagcgGCTGTTTGACCTCAACAGCAAGACGGGGCTGATCACAATCAAAGAGCCACTGGATCGGGAGGAGGCGGCAAGCCACAAGTTACTGGTCTGGGCAGACGACGGCGGGCTGTCGCCCGCAAGAGCCCTGGTGCGAGTCAATGTGCTAGATGTCAACGACAATGCCCCGTCCATTGATATCCGCTACATCGTCAACCCGGTCAATGGCACTGTGGTTCTGTCAGAGAACGCTCCGCTCTACACCAAGATCGCTCTGATAACGGTGACGGATAAGGACGCTGGCAACAACGGCAGGGTGATCTGCTTCATGGACCAGAACCTCCCTTTCCGACTGCGGCCAGTATTCGCCAACCAGTACCTCCTGGAGACAAATGCGTTGCTGGACTTCGAGGCCGCGAAAGAGTATGCCATCAACCTCATGGCCGTGGACGCCGGCCAGCCTCCTCTGAATCAGTCATCCATGCTCATCATCAAGGTCAAAGACGAAAATGACAACGCTCCAGTGTTCACCCAGCGTGTCATAACTACGTCCATTCCCGAGAATAACTCCCCGGGCTCCCAGGTGACGAAAGTAACCGCGACAGATGCGGACTCCGGGCGCAATGGTGAAATCAGTTACGTGCTGGGGGCCGACGCCCCCCCCGAATTCGAGCTGGACCAGCGCACGGGCATGCTGACTGCGGTGACGAAACTGGATagagagaagcaggagaaatACCACCTCACGGTGCTGGCGAAGGACAACGGTGTCCCGCCCTTAACAACCAACGCCACAGTGATAGTGAGGGTTCTCGATCAAAATGACAACGTGCCCGTGTTCTCCCACGAAGAGTACAATTTCTATGTCCCAGAAAACCTTCCTAGACACGGCACAGTCGGACTAATCAACGTGTCCGACCTCGACAAGGGCGAAAATTCTGTGGTCACTCTGTCCATCGTGGGCGTGAACAAGGAGTTCACCATTGACCCACACACCGGAGTCATCCGACCCAACGTTTCCTTtgacagagaaaaacaagaatcTTACACTTTCTACGTACGGGCTCGGGATGGCGGTAGGGTGCCGCAGTCTGCCACTGCCAAAGTGACCATCAACGTGGTCGACGTCAACGACAACGTGCCAGTGTTTGTGGCCCCTTCTTCCAACTACTCCTTTCACCTGGTCCTCCCGTCCACGGATCCGGGCACGGTGGTCTTCACCGTCCGAGCCGTTGACAACGACACCGGCATTAACGCGCAGCTTCTGTACACGATCGTCGAAGGGAACGCGAGAGGCCTGTTCGTCATGAACGAAACGACAGGCGACATCACGATGAAGAACAGAGCCGTGCGCGCAGACCGCGGTTTGCACAGACTGGTAGTCAAAGCCAATGACCTAGGGCAGCCCGATGCTCTCTCCAACGTCATAGTCGTCAACCTGTTTGTGAATGAGTCGGTGACCAACGCCACCCTGGTTGAGGACCTGGTGCGCAGGAAGGCCGCAGTTCCGGCCACCCCAGACATCGAGATAACCGACGCCTCCTCCCCATCCGATGACTACGTCAAGATCGTGATCGCCACCGCGGTGGCCAGCACGGCTGTCGCCCTGGTCATCGTGATCATCGTCATAGTGCGATGCTACCAGCCGGCACACCTTAAGGCTGCTCAGAAAAGCAAGCAGAGTTCGGAGTGGGTCACGCCAAACCCAGAAAACAGGCAGATGATCATGCTgcagaagaagaagcagaagaagaagaagaagaagaagcagcagcagcagcagcccccgaAGAACTTACTGCTTCACTTCGTCAACATTGAGGAAAGCAAGTCGGATGATGCGGACGACGACGGACACAGCACCACCATGGACCTCCCCACCGAGCTGGAGGAGGACGCCATGCGCAAGTACGACTGGGGCACCGTGCCCACCACGTTCAAGCCCGACAGCCCCGACCTGGCCCGGCACTACCAATCCACCTCGCCGCAGCCGGCCTTCCAGATCCAGCCCGAAACGCCCCTGAGCTCCAAGCACCACTTCATCCAGGAGCTGCCCCTGGACAACACCTTCGTGGCTTACGATTCCGTCTCCAAGTGCTCCTCCAGCAGCTCGGACCCCTACAGCGTGTCCGAGTGCAGCTTTCCGCTGACGACCTTCAAGGACGTGGTGTCCGTGCGCGCCAGGCCGGTAAGTACCCCTGGTTTCCAACTGGGCttctccactttctttcttttcttttttaaaatttagttatttcttttcagagagggggaagggaaggagaaagagacggagagagacatccatgggtggctgcctctcgagcgccccctactggggacctggccctcaagcCAACCACGTCCCCTTACTGGGattcgaactggcgaccctttggttctcagtccaccgagccacaccagccagggctaagcctTATTTGTTTACATTATTTGAAGTGAAAGTAGAACCTCATACAATCTATTAACTCAAGAAGGGAGCAAATGATCTGACTCTGCCGAAGTATCTGAATAGATACAGCGATTCATTGTAAGTTGGGGAGAATGTGAGAACAAATAACTGTCGATTGTAGGAAAGTGTAGTCAGAACCATGATTATGATTGAGCCAAGATTCTCTGAAAATGGCGGGATGACGTATCTTGCTATAGAACACACTGGAAGCATCCAGGCCCACACAGTGCATGCAGCATATCATTTGCAGATTAGGTACTCACCCTTACTCTGCTTCCTAAAAGCTACATTCACACAAGGTAACAACAGCGGGATTGGAAAAATGAAGTCTCGCTGCCTCCTGGCATCGTCAGGccagagaaataaacacatttaaaatctctattttagatatttatttaagtatttgcATATTTAGGAAAGGTGTGGAGAGGTCTTCAGGACACATTCTTGACACATGTTGGCTTGCGGAAAATGaaatgtgcttgctttctctaaGGGGCCTCGGGGAAAATAGGGGCGCAAGAACACCCAAGAAATCTGTGTAAAATAATTGAGAACCCAaaatagatgtatgaaaagagtTTATATGGTATTCTTTATATGTGTCCCAGGGACACGAGAAATGAATAAAAACGTGTCTAGAAATTCATGAGTacattaaatgatttaaatatagtCATTTCCTTAATAAAGGCAAGGGGTGGGATTTACCTACTCGTTTTCCTCAAAGACGTGTGTTGCCGTTGTCTGGCTTACTGCTGACCTATCACTGTCAGCGACGGAGAGCTTTTGAAACCATTCAAGGATATGCATCGTTTAATTACACAGTCACATTAATCTTTCTTTCTGACGCACACGGCAAAGGTAAAATGCTAATGAAGATGTGGCAGCTTGTCCGGAACCCTTGGTCCATAGTTTTGCTGTTAAAGATGGTGAAATAGAGCCCTTGGTCTCTTTGAAGAGTTTCTGTAGAAATGTAGAGCGCCACATCTTCCTACTGATTTTCCTGCTGGGATGCATCTTCGGAGGGTGACAAATACCAGACATACCTGACATCTCCTCAGGGCGcgtttccatttatatttaaccTTTCGAGACAGTGCTCCCGTTGTCtgatttttgttgctgttgttctgtTGATTGGAAACATTTCTCGACAGGAAAATACCCACCATGAATAACACTTTATGTGTGTTGTGTACCCTCCTAGCACTTTTCCCCGGACTAAAATGCGTGACTCActtaaaaattgataaacctggctggtgtagctcagtggattgagtgcgggctgcgaaccaaagcatcacaggttcgattgccagtcagggcacatgcctgggttgcaggccacggcccccagcaaccgcacatgcatgtttctctctctctttctccctcccttccctctctaaaaataaataacaatttaaaaaatgttaaaaagtggaTACAAAAGGTGATGTTTGTGAATTTCATTTGCATGTCACCATTTTTCATAGATTGGCTCTTGACTCGGATTAAAAGAGCAGATTGTGGTTTCACTTGTTCTGGGAGGCATGGAGACATTCTATGAGGTGCATTATTAATTTTACTTGAGTGTATGTAGTAAGCAAGgtatggaagaaggaaaaaaaattgaagtttttTCCaaacatcctttttaaaatttttaaatttacttttaaagttattttaaaggttttatttatttatatggagagtgagaagaagggagg belongs to Phyllostomus discolor isolate MPI-MPIP mPhyDis1 chromosome X, mPhyDis1.pri.v3, whole genome shotgun sequence and includes:
- the PCDH11X gene encoding protocadherin-11 X-linked codes for the protein MAGAQRPPRISRGWIPAYSYFWGFRVWISARLTPTLRDPTLCGERRTAQRAKERARFLGPFRLALASPPFLPALLTGLCSASTCWMWAEMICPAQSTRSEPGCHCGAPAEGRESTVLRRPWHGQPLLLAMISAPARLDGPGGLWAARPGREPGPPSPARSLRAAAVAAFRPPSRAGTRGPALRAPPVPGGARDAGDTTEGRAGAGVGPGGLLRDGSTGAGAARATRTFLSRTYILTTFLVCITFQSSAQMKQYFVQEELPDNILIGNLMRDLNLTLMLNVSLEVPLNFKLVYKVGEPPLVRIQEDTGDIFTTNVNIDREVLCPEIVNNADCFYEVEVAVLPDAIFRLVKLRFVIEDINDNAPSFPTTIINITVPENSLIGSRYSVPAASDADIGINAVQNYSLLAGRSAFGLGVGVAPDGQKVPQLVVLKPLDREEKDVYIMKLKVEDGGSPQRSSTAILQVKILDVNDNHPVFSQDEVEVNIPESAPVGTSVVQLHATDADVGENAIIHFYFSNLLPSQAQRLFDLNSKTGLITIKEPLDREEAASHKLLVWADDGGLSPARALVRVNVLDVNDNAPSIDIRYIVNPVNGTVVLSENAPLYTKIALITVTDKDAGNNGRVICFMDQNLPFRLRPVFANQYLLETNALLDFEAAKEYAINLMAVDAGQPPLNQSSMLIIKVKDENDNAPVFTQRVITTSIPENNSPGSQVTKVTATDADSGRNGEISYVLGADAPPEFELDQRTGMLTAVTKLDREKQEKYHLTVLAKDNGVPPLTTNATVIVRVLDQNDNVPVFSHEEYNFYVPENLPRHGTVGLINVSDLDKGENSVVTLSIVGVNKEFTIDPHTGVIRPNVSFDREKQESYTFYVRARDGGRVPQSATAKVTINVVDVNDNVPVFVAPSSNYSFHLVLPSTDPGTVVFTVRAVDNDTGINAQLLYTIVEGNARGLFVMNETTGDITMKNRAVRADRGLHRLVVKANDLGQPDALSNVIVVNLFVNESVTNATLVEDLVRRKAAVPATPDIEITDASSPSDDYVKIVIATAVASTAVALVIVIIVIVRCYQPAHLKAAQKSKQSSEWVTPNPENRQMIMLQKKKQKKKKKKKQQQQQPPKNLLLHFVNIEESKSDDADDDGHSTTMDLPTELEEDAMRKYDWGTVPTTFKPDSPDLARHYQSTSPQPAFQIQPETPLSSKHHFIQELPLDNTFVAYDSVSKCSSSSSDPYSVSECSFPLTTFKDVVSVRARPPMKDVVRARTPMKETTTTVEILVHPEPQSQRRVTFHLPEGSQESGSEGGPGELEAAVGAHALPLHYRRGEDFYRAAPSSRTEGDGNSDPECTAEITVQPTLEEVSDTCTQECLILGHSDACWMPAALARASPSHAQAAVPRHSPPVTLTSAHLQHRRSPPAAEFISLSYSSPPPASAHHASPPPGQAAAPQHSPAQPPWALQQGGPASVRAHCVSETAHTEDESAEGITLKTFTAGRQARAPRDDEHPF